The proteins below are encoded in one region of Vibrio marisflavi CECT 7928:
- a CDS encoding tyrosine-type recombinase/integrase codes for MPSFPVRDVEELREIIKRMDEINPLIAMMIEFETRTGLRFVDVSKLKFSDLMINGVVRRSFVVVQSKPYHARLRHMSEKQAREKSKVTIHVNDQLEELIKRIYVANGKHKLLFQSDHHLAKPDTALSIQYVNRAYKRIARDLQLPYSLSTHSMRKTFAMFLLDQQASMKTIMEALGQSSLSATQHYLNTFMDETKEYTTNIDF; via the coding sequence ATGCCGTCATTTCCCGTTAGAGACGTTGAAGAGCTAAGAGAGATCATCAAGAGAATGGATGAAATCAATCCGCTCATAGCCATGATGATAGAGTTTGAGACTAGGACAGGGCTTAGGTTCGTAGACGTAAGCAAGCTCAAGTTTAGCGACCTAATGATTAACGGCGTGGTTCGTCGGTCCTTTGTCGTTGTGCAGTCCAAGCCTTATCACGCCAGGCTTAGACACATGTCAGAAAAGCAAGCCAGGGAAAAGAGCAAAGTGACGATCCATGTTAACGACCAGTTGGAAGAGTTGATAAAGCGCATATACGTAGCCAATGGCAAGCACAAGCTCTTGTTTCAGTCCGATCACCACTTGGCCAAGCCTGATACAGCGTTGTCTATTCAATATGTTAATCGTGCTTATAAGCGTATCGCAAGAGATCTACAGCTGCCGTATTCACTGTCTACGCACTCTATGCGTAAGACCTTTGCCATGTTCCTACTTGATCAGCAGGCTTCAATGAAAACGATTATGGAAGCACTGGGGCAGAGCAGCTTAAGTGCTACTCAGCATTACTTAAATACCTTTATGGATGAAACCAAAGAATACACAACGAACATCGATTTCTAG
- a CDS encoding YkgJ family cysteine cluster protein, giving the protein MNINSQYRTVSPEHEISIIELAPSSIKRRLDSLSSLHTNDEKTLRYGKLAINAFKGRKPSEKVMQVMYSNMDNYIKRLGVTSKSICRKGCAQCCTQPVSMTSVEAKYISDTYGIDASFDSSRTSEGMCPFNKDNQCSIYSARPIECRLFHAFESPVLCYEDRGQSTFSIESEPYFSALQREMSELGDREGIFDIRHWFA; this is encoded by the coding sequence ATGAACATCAATAGTCAGTACCGAACAGTGTCACCAGAGCACGAAATATCCATCATTGAGCTAGCGCCAAGCAGCATAAAAAGGCGTTTAGATAGCCTGTCTTCACTGCATACGAACGACGAAAAGACGCTTCGCTATGGTAAGTTGGCCATCAATGCATTTAAGGGCCGCAAACCAAGCGAGAAAGTGATGCAAGTTATGTATAGCAACATGGATAACTACATCAAGCGATTGGGCGTCACATCAAAGAGCATTTGTCGTAAAGGCTGCGCTCAGTGCTGCACTCAACCAGTCAGCATGACCAGCGTTGAAGCGAAATATATCAGTGATACATACGGCATTGATGCAAGCTTTGACAGTTCGCGCACCAGTGAGGGTATGTGTCCGTTCAACAAAGACAACCAATGCAGCATTTACAGCGCCAGGCCTATAGAGTGTCGACTGTTTCATGCATTTGAGAGCCCAGTACTGTGTTATGAGGACCGTGGCCAGAGTACGTTCTCAATAGAAAGTGAGCCATATTTCTCGGCACTGCAGAGAGAAATGAGTGAATTGGGTGATCGAGAGGGTATTTTCGATATTCGCCATTGGTTCGCATAA
- a CDS encoding DUF4236 domain-containing protein, whose amino-acid sequence MISFRKRVRIVKGVYLNFGKTGLNSISMGPRGITLSIGRQGVYISGSLVGTGLSAKKWLYKAKKTKALTTKESGNE is encoded by the coding sequence ATGATCAGCTTTAGAAAGCGGGTAAGAATCGTCAAAGGCGTATATCTGAACTTCGGTAAGACTGGTTTGAATAGTATCTCAATGGGGCCAAGAGGCATCACATTAAGCATTGGTCGCCAGGGTGTCTATATATCAGGTTCGCTGGTGGGTACCGGCCTGAGTGCTAAGAAATGGCTATATAAAGCAAAGAAAACGAAAGCATTAACAACTAAGGAGAGTGGCAATGAATAA
- a CDS encoding Fic family protein, which yields MPKKVLGLEVPPPASKENEFSTLPKDMRALIFQPNSGFDSKGNYLSWDEFKARSSQFKGHKEAAWHALNLYRGLVNIDRLYASLGGSKYLPFMYSPSASMAKIHKIDRLSTLDHLALNERNRQDYLSATLAMEEAITSSQLEGASTTRPVAKEMLSTGREPRDFSEKMIVNNYRLMQLAKEKSSEPMSVDLLMEFNEVATQEVCENGHTAGKFRQEPIEVGDHLTGETIHIAPDVEQLGVLLLDLINFSNKEHEDVEFIHPIVKAIIIHFTVGYIHPFLDGNGRTARALFYWFMLKSGYKNFEYISISSLFKNAPKQYARAFVKTEIDNFDVTHFIDFNLNIIIRALGEFTTYIERKIEEIQKTRLDLHTSPYFNQFKLPHITILKKALEHAGREFTVKECQTEFNVSATAARAYLDKLASLGLLIKYPIKGRLFGYLAPADLRERLKIEKP from the coding sequence ATGCCAAAGAAAGTCTTAGGCCTAGAAGTCCCGCCACCAGCTAGTAAGGAAAATGAGTTTTCCACACTACCAAAAGATATGAGGGCACTGATTTTTCAACCTAATAGTGGTTTTGATTCTAAGGGTAATTACTTATCTTGGGATGAATTTAAAGCTAGGTCGTCTCAGTTCAAAGGACACAAAGAAGCCGCTTGGCATGCCCTTAACCTTTATCGTGGCCTGGTGAATATTGACCGTTTATACGCTAGCCTTGGTGGCAGTAAATATTTACCGTTCATGTACTCGCCTTCGGCGTCAATGGCAAAAATCCATAAAATTGACAGATTATCTACGTTAGACCACCTAGCACTGAATGAGAGAAATAGACAGGACTACCTATCCGCCACTTTAGCCATGGAGGAAGCGATCACTAGCTCACAGTTAGAAGGCGCATCAACAACTCGGCCCGTTGCTAAGGAAATGCTCTCAACAGGTCGGGAACCAAGAGATTTCTCTGAGAAGATGATAGTAAACAACTATCGCCTTATGCAGCTTGCTAAAGAGAAGTCCAGTGAACCAATGAGCGTTGACTTACTTATGGAGTTCAATGAAGTTGCCACCCAGGAAGTTTGCGAAAACGGCCATACTGCTGGAAAATTCCGGCAAGAACCCATAGAGGTCGGAGATCACTTAACTGGCGAGACGATCCATATTGCCCCTGATGTAGAGCAATTGGGTGTTCTTCTATTGGATTTGATTAATTTTAGCAACAAAGAGCACGAAGACGTTGAGTTCATTCACCCAATAGTGAAAGCCATCATCATTCATTTTACGGTTGGCTACATTCACCCGTTCTTGGACGGTAATGGTAGAACCGCAAGAGCCCTGTTCTATTGGTTCATGCTCAAAAGTGGTTACAAGAACTTTGAATATATTTCTATTTCGTCATTGTTCAAGAACGCTCCAAAACAGTATGCGAGAGCTTTTGTTAAGACGGAAATAGACAATTTCGATGTGACGCACTTTATCGACTTCAATCTCAATATCATCATACGCGCCCTTGGGGAGTTTACGACGTACATTGAAAGAAAGATTGAAGAGATACAAAAAACTAGGCTCGACCTGCATACGTCGCCCTACTTCAATCAGTTTAAGTTGCCACACATTACCATTCTCAAAAAGGCCTTGGAGCATGCAGGGCGCGAGTTTACGGTGAAGGAGTGCCAAACTGAGTTTAACGTGTCGGCCACTGCAGCAAGAGCCTACTTGGATAAACTGGCTAGTTTAGGGTTACTTATCAAATACCCAATCAAAGGCCGTTTGTTTGGCTACTTGGCACCAGCTGACTTGAGAGAGCGATTAAAAATAGAAAAACCTTGA
- a CDS encoding PadR family transcriptional regulator, which produces MINLSNLSTILLSEISKRPVSGYDLMKGINKYWKANHQQIYRELPALEKKGLVKHDVYPQEGKPDRKVYTILPAGLNHLATKKRASACPSSFPTRHDSIAMLHIGNSNYFIAAEQSLVNDIAELEARIAEQSDSKLALIMRRELKILSSELEFITESISLLKKSA; this is translated from the coding sequence ATGATCAACCTAAGCAATCTTTCAACAATTCTTCTATCTGAAATTTCAAAGCGTCCTGTTTCTGGTTACGATTTAATGAAAGGGATAAACAAATATTGGAAAGCAAACCACCAGCAAATTTACAGAGAACTACCAGCTCTAGAGAAAAAAGGGCTGGTGAAGCACGACGTATACCCACAAGAAGGCAAGCCAGATAGAAAGGTTTACACCATTCTTCCTGCAGGCCTTAACCACCTTGCGACCAAAAAAAGAGCCTCGGCGTGTCCGTCTTCGTTCCCAACTCGTCACGATTCCATTGCCATGCTTCACATTGGTAACAGCAATTACTTTATCGCTGCAGAACAAAGCTTAGTGAATGATATTGCAGAGCTTGAGGCAAGAATCGCAGAGCAAAGCGACAGTAAATTAGCGCTTATCATGCGTCGTGAATTAAAGATCCTTAGCTCTGAGCTTGAGTTCATCACTGAGTCAATTTCATTGCTAAAAAAGAGCGCTTAA
- a CDS encoding Ref family recombination enhancement nuclease, giving the protein MKMTSEERAEKLILQRNAARQRAIERQLAKRNDPAEQQKQRDKLKARIEKQRAKYNDPEYRKQMREKALARKTTKPKAKPKSTRGLKGRAATAKETQVMNKIGQLSCIACSQHGRNSPIISLHHIKGRTTANAHMFVLPLCAFHHDTLLEKAQRERYPDMIPIHAKGKYGGRKQWKDQNGDELSLLKICCKQAGLDWDHKENLPLIHS; this is encoded by the coding sequence ATGAAAATGACAAGCGAAGAAAGAGCAGAAAAGCTTATATTACAGCGAAATGCAGCCAGGCAGCGTGCGATTGAGCGACAACTGGCCAAAAGGAACGATCCAGCCGAACAGCAAAAGCAGCGAGATAAGCTAAAAGCCAGGATTGAAAAGCAAAGAGCTAAGTACAACGACCCTGAGTACCGCAAGCAAATGCGAGAGAAAGCTTTAGCCAGGAAAACCACTAAACCTAAAGCTAAACCCAAGTCTACAAGAGGACTGAAAGGCAGAGCGGCCACGGCCAAAGAGACGCAAGTTATGAATAAAATAGGGCAGTTATCCTGCATTGCTTGCTCTCAACATGGTCGCAATAGTCCCATTATTTCACTTCACCATATAAAAGGGAGAACCACGGCCAATGCTCACATGTTTGTATTGCCTTTGTGTGCTTTTCATCATGACACTTTGTTAGAAAAAGCGCAGCGCGAACGGTACCCTGACATGATCCCGATTCATGCAAAAGGCAAGTATGGAGGGCGTAAGCAATGGAAAGACCAGAACGGCGACGAACTATCACTTTTGAAGATCTGTTGTAAACAAGCTGGCTTAGATTGGGACCACAAGGAAAACTTACCTTTAATCCATTCCTAA